AATCTCAATTTAAatatccaatttttatttatttttttaattttaccctAACGTTTATTTGTTCAAAAATTTACCTGGGCTTGAAGAACACTCCAAGCTATAGATGGATGAAAAGAGGGGTCTCACTTTGTCTGTAACATTGCAAATAGCTAATCCCAAACtgaaataaccaaaaaaaaaaaatggttattttaCCTAATCGTTTCGCTGTTTTTTTACCAAAAcataaatttcttcaaaaacttaCTTAACCTTGAAGCGCACTACAAGACGTTGCTGGTGGAGCTGCTAGTGGGAGTCGCAGATggtgggaaaagaaaagattggATAGGGTttgggataaaaaaatatatatatatatataggggaTTTAAAATAGTGCTGGAAgaggaaaaaagtaaaaaaaaaaaaaaaaaaaaggctaataTGGAggtgtggaccctgcatttcgtgctcatgcgtttcccactcgatggcgagctcgattttcgGTTTATtcgaaattttgatttttattgattgtttgaaaaatgacttggagtcgccacttatttttgttttatttttaaagggtaaacaaaataagaaagaaaaaccctaggtgtgactccttattttggaaaaggtggtctgtgaaaaaccggatcgggttcgggggtcagattacttatcgggaaggtacggtagagatcgtagcacccctctaagtccctaaagtcgggtctctactaataaaatgaagctgacatggcaatcgatgcgtaaatcaatggataccccaaataaatcatgcacatgtgagaatcaaaaAATGCATGTAGACTAACCAGAGTTGGAATGAGTGTGTACCTGAGCAGCGAGCcactatgcgctatcaagagatggggttagtgcacaataaataGCATAAACATAGCTCATATGTCACATCGAGTGCAAAATCATCAAAGGCACACATGACACTTCActcaaaattcacttttattttagagaaattttatttgatgttgggcccccaccaaagcccattttatttttgaatgaatcaatttcataaattccatcacttggaattacgaaatttaattcacatttattttaaaacatttttttttaaaagaaatcacgaaagtgatgaaaattgcttgccgaaTAAAATGgtagcaaattttattaaaaatggagaCTTTGATGACCTAAAATTGTAAGGAGGGAAGATGAGTGAGTTAGggttatttgaaaaccagaatCTGAGAAAACATTTACAAAATGGGATTCGGAgctattgtttttcaaaaccaGGGGATGAGGAAATGGGAGATGGCATGTAGCCAGAGGTTTCATATAAACCGTGCAGCAGGAAAGTCCTAAGCTTGGGGCATCTTGAACACTGATTGCGTGCCATTTCTGAAATCCAAGGGAGCATAGATGATGAGACTGCAAGGTGATGAGTGCACCAAACCTGACATGAGCAAGAATTGATCATGAGCACTCCGAAGTGGCTATGTGAACAAGGAGCTTTGCAAACCAGGTGTCAATGCCTCCTTGGGGGTACGAGACCCAGGCCATGAACAGGTAGACTATCCATATTAATGTCTGAACGATTACTCACTGCACCAGGGGACTGAACAGGATATGCCCATGCACATTCATAAGATTCCAGCTACAATCATTGCTATTATCGCTATAATCAATCCAACTCCCATTCCTTGTAGCTCAGTAAGCCCTTTATTGTCTGTCTTTCTAATTCTGCTCACCAATGGATCAAGAACTCTCCTGTAGAGAAAGATGAAAGCTGACACATTCAGGATGTCACAGCCAGACATACGTTCAGGAGGAATTAGGAAGTTTGAGACTATAATTTTCATGGCAGCACCCTGCTCCACAAAGTGGGAAGCCATCTGAGTAAGGCCACTGAACAGATTATGGTGCATAACCATATTGGGATTAGTCTCAATATGCACTTCGCTTCCTCAACTCCAGTTCCATCACCTCTACCTGCCCTCTCTTAGCAACCTTGGACCAATCCTTAGCAGCAACACCAGTTctccaataaaaaaacaatagttACTGTTAATGGAGGCTTGTGTTGAGGCGCCCAGAAGCATGCAGTGTAGTCACCTTCTTCAGCTGCAGTAAACGCAAAATTACCAGATTCTATGTGATCCCCAGGATGATAATTGTTCTCGTACGGAGAAGAAACCTGAGCTGTAATCTTGTGCGTGTCCGGCAAAGGGAACCCCTCGTTCGGATTGATAACGCTGTACTGGCCGACACTCATGGCGTTGGTCACATTTGGCCATCATAGAAAAGTGACAGGGAGCGCCAATGAGGTGATTATTGTTGAGTGCAAAATCAGCCAGTTACAGGCAATCACTGATATTGCAGTCAGCATTATTGCCCAAGACTGACACCATGAGGGTTTGGCCCAAACAGAGTCATACAAGAATGGGAACATCAGCCATGTTATGTCCAAGAGGATAACAGTAGACACGTCCCCTGGGTAGCATTCGCTGCTACGTTAATGATAGGGGTTGTTGGGTTCATTGCAGCATTCGGAATAATCTGAACACCCATCTTTTGATCAAAGTTTGGTGTTGGCAGCCTGTCCAACTCTTTGGAAGCATAGAGAAGTGCCACACTACCACCTGGTACAACTCCTTCTTCTACAACCGCCTTAGTAGCATTTAGAGCATCTGTAACCCTATCTTTCTTCTCACCAACTTCAGCTTCACTAGCTTCTCTTGTCTTCAAAACAGCAACACCACCGGAAAGATTGGCTAATCTTTCTTATAACTTTTCCTTGTCATAATCAGAAGAGCTCAATTCAATGGCTGACCTAGTCTGCTCACACCGTTCCTCAATAGCCTTCTTGTCACCAACCCCATCAAGGATAACAGTATCGTCCTTAGATATTGTAACATTTTTGCTAATGCCAAGTGTATCCGAAGAACAATCAGGACGATTCCCACTAGAAGCAACCAAGGATAAAATTAGTTCAAGCAATGCACCCACTACATCAGGTCCATAGTTCCAGAGGCTCATTccaaaaatagaagaaagcaAAGGCTTATGGTGAACTATATCCATACAAGAAATGGCTCCAGATAGTGACCTTGACACGGCAGAGGAAAGAGCAACTGCACGTAGTGCATTTGTAGAGAAATATGAGCTCTTTGGAGGAGTGGAAAACGGTATACTAACAGCAGCTTCTAAGTTCCCAACTGACACAAATTCATGTACACGGTTCTGAATAGTCTCTACTTCCCCCAGTTTCTCGTGTCAAATGAGTGCACCTTCGCTATTGAAGTCACTGAACTTCTCCTATTCGGAAATATAAACCCGCATGTCTAGAGACTTGTCTTTTTAGGAGAGATTGGAGATCTGAATAGCTGGGTCAGAAGGAGTGGGCATTATCTGTGAAATGGGTATGGAAATAGAGAACATGtagtgtagagagagagagcgtgATGGCAAGCATGCATGGGTATGAGGTGAAATAGACATGAGGGGTAATAGGTGTATGGGATTAGTGAGCATGAAGGGTGTACAAAAGTTAAAGGGATAGGTATGGGATGGACAATGAGTATGCGGGAAAGGTGAATACATACAGATATGGGTGTGGATAAGTTAATGGAAAATGGAGATGACCATGCATGCATGAAGCCCTACGTACAGGAGGGGATTGGAGGCAAACGGGTAATGAAAGAATGGTACAAATGGTAATGGGGGGATAAGGAAAATGGGTTAAGTGAAATGGGTATGATGATGAGGGAACGTACCATATTTTCTGGGCAAATATTCCTCTCTCCATGAACTGTCAACTTCATGCTCAGTATCCTGTTGCTTCTCAAAGGCATTGCCAGCACTATCAACTTCAGCAAGCGTCTTAGATGGTAACGAGATATAACCTAAATGAGTTCCATATGATTTACACATAATCACACCAATATCGGCACTCATCCAACCTCTCTAAACACAAACCATTGACAGCCTTTAGTTTTCCAAACCAATTTGAGAGCTCAGAGATTGCAGACCATTTTAATAAATCCCTTTGTTCCCAGCTACATGAGGTCCATGATGATCCAAGAGAAAAACCACTGATATTTGCACACAATATAGTCTTAGACCATCACGAACCAATGCAAGACTAAAGAACAGCCCTGGAGTCATGACCATAATGATTTCTTGAGGCTCTGAGCTAGATACAATTGCTTTGAACCAAGCCATCTCCAAAGAGGTAAACAGTTCGAAGCCCACTACCTTGGGAAAGTGCCACCCCAAACCTCACCTTAGGTAGCTGGCAGTAGAAGGCATGGTCGCCACAATCCTTGCACAAATGCTCCTGAAACAGCAGTAATGCCGACAAGGATATTTATAGGAAGAGCGAGCCTCTTAACTTCTGCAGTCTCACGAACCCAAGCTACTGATTTAACAGATGGTTCAAGCATAACAATGGAGAAAGCGGTCCAGAGAAAGCCACAGCTCTCTTTGCCCCCTCCAAGTCAGATCTTTGAAGGAGCACCCAGTCCAAAACCGGATCCATTTTCCCACAGATTTAGCATTGATCAAAACCCAGAAACAGAGCCAAATGGATGGAGTATGAAGCATAAAAGAAAACGAGTGAAGTGATTCTCAGAGGTTTCATTTCATGAGCCATCCATGAACCCTCTGAGAGTGAGAAAATCCATTTTAAAACACCACATTCAGGCACATTCACAATAGAAGCAGAGTATACCAAAATCAGCAATGGCAACCGGGAAAACAAGATTTCATCTCAACAAACTAAACAACATTCACAATATCAACAACAACCATGGAGGAGCAATAAGAATCAAAAACTAACAATAAACCTTTTGTTTTCATACCTGAGAGTGCTGATGTTTCGTTCCTTCAAACGTTCCTCAAACACTACTCCAAAATACCTCCTCTAGAACCATCTCCTCCCAGCACCTCTTCTCCACTCTCTCATACGCTCCTCTCTGCCAGAATCATGCTATTTCTCTCCAAAATCACCTTTGTTCTTCTTTTTCCAGAAAATGCTCTCTGTTTTCTCCCTAGCTTCACTCACTCTCCCAGCTCTCAAAGCTCCCTGCTACTCTACCCGTAACCCAGAAAAATCCCTCAAGCCAAAGGATCCTCCTCCATAACTCTCGTTACCCCCTAATATCTCATAACAAAACCTGTCCAAAAAGCCAACCTGCCTCCTCCAGCAAAGGATCCCTTCTCTCCGCTCTGAAAAAGTTCCCCTAGCAGCAATGGAGACACCCACGAAACCTCTCAGAAAAATCTCTCCCTCTCCTCAATGGAGGCCTCTCCCTCCTTAACAGAAACGTACCCTCCTTTCTCCAGCTGCCTCTCTCTGCCAAAaaatccttttcttttctcccggATATGCCCCTCTAACCATCTGCAGAGACAGCCACCAAAAACACCACTACCTGCAGCCTCTCTCTCCTCACATGCAGCTGGCAACGTCCTcacagaaaaaatcaaataagctCCTCCTTCTAGAACCTCCCTCCAAGTGTCCCTCCCCTAGTGGTTCTCAAAACCACTACTCTGTTTCCACCACAGCCCATCTCGGAGTGACACATGGCCACCTAAGGTGGCGACACTTGTCAATCCTGGCTGCAGCAAAGCAAACCCTGAATGGGGGTCTACAGGAGGTCAAATATTActttggtaattattttcataaatgcACTGTTtgggttattttttaaaaaaataagcatTAGTTTGATCGAAAACTCACCATACCATTCCCATGCTATAACATTTTTTTGGTTGCCTAAGACACCTCAACTCAACCCCCATTAGCTGTCCAATCCCCCATAACTAGCCATCACCCAACAATCCTATACCTATACCAGCCATGTATTCACAAGCCTCTCACATCGAACCCATTACCCTAACACCATAGCTGCATTGTATAGATCCTTGAACCAGCTGTTCCCATAGTCTTTTTCTCTGTCAAAAGCTCTCATCTAATCTGCCATGACTGCAAGCAAACATCCACCAACCGTATACTCTTTCTTCCATTCCCCATACCCATCTCTCAAACGTCAACCTTTTTTCTTCTACCTCagctttctttcttctctttcccGACTATACGAATccatattatccatttttatttacatatattttctttctcaagCTCTATTTCCATTGTTGTCATGGCACTAACAGACCTGTCAATTTTAAATGTCAACATCAACCGTCTACTCCTCCAAGCCTTAATTCCCATCaacccatttttctttccatgGTTTCCACCTCCCTTGTCTGCCTAATCCATCTTTTTTGCTTCACAGCTTGTAGTTCCTTTCTCATCTCCCTTCCTTCTCCAAACCAAACACCACACCCAACAACGTCATCGAAACTTCCTCCTTTTCTAACATGCGCACCCTCAGC
This DNA window, taken from Vitis riparia cultivar Riparia Gloire de Montpellier isolate 1030 chromosome 13, EGFV_Vit.rip_1.0, whole genome shotgun sequence, encodes the following:
- the LOC117928368 gene encoding protein NRT1/ PTR FAMILY 7.3-like; translated protein: MSVGQYSVINPNEGFPLPDTHKITAQVSSPYENNYHPGDHIESGNFAFTAAEEGDYTACFWAPQHKPPLTMASHFVEQGAAMKIIVSNFLIPPERMSGCDILNVSAFIFLYRRVLDPLVSRIRKTDNKGLTELQGMGVGLIIAIIAMIVAGIL